In Gammaproteobacteria bacterium, one genomic interval encodes:
- a CDS encoding RNA polymerase sigma factor, with protein sequence MFHIETDEENELALDVESLYRKYGPMVLRRCRQLLENEAHAVEAMQDVFVNLLEKRDSLEDQGLSSLLYTMATNICLNIIRSHRRKSADSLDEQEGVLERIAVLEEPEQGIIANMMLNRIFDRHPESTRTIATLHLHDGYTLEDTARAVGMSVSGVRKRLRQLKAQVNELEGRV encoded by the coding sequence GTGTTTCATATTGAAACCGACGAGGAGAATGAATTGGCGCTGGATGTAGAGTCCTTATATCGGAAATACGGCCCTATGGTATTGCGCCGTTGCCGCCAGCTATTGGAAAACGAGGCGCACGCGGTCGAGGCCATGCAGGATGTGTTCGTCAATCTGCTGGAAAAGCGGGACAGCCTGGAAGACCAGGGACTTTCTTCGCTGTTATACACCATGGCCACCAATATATGTCTCAACATCATCCGCAGTCATCGGCGCAAGAGTGCCGATTCCCTCGACGAACAGGAAGGAGTGTTGGAAAGGATAGCCGTACTGGAAGAACCGGAACAGGGGATAATAGCCAACATGATGCTGAACCGAATTTTTGATCGTCATCCCGAGTCCACGCGCACGATTGCGACCTTGCATCTGCATGACGGCTATACCCTCGAAGACACTGCCAGAGCAGTCGGTATGTCAGTTTCCGGAGTGAGAAAACGACTACGCCAACTCAAGGCTCAGGTCAATGAACTGGAGGGCAGAGTGTGA
- a CDS encoding MotA/TolQ/ExbB proton channel family protein gives MNFYYSFMAFMDKGGPVMWVIFVTAWVALVMLVERSLRIHRWYQSAQRDQLAMDKNKDYRPVLNGSRQHSPIAVLVDRVDWKDVRDQDDIAKQLSVQLSEILPRLEGSLPTIAIIGGLLPMLGLLGTVTGMISVFEVIALHGTGDPQEMAHGISQALLTTASGLVIAIPVIFAHHLIVRKLRVVLSITEQSMHVIYAQGIKERATA, from the coding sequence ATGAATTTCTATTACAGTTTTATGGCATTCATGGACAAAGGCGGACCGGTGATGTGGGTGATATTCGTCACCGCCTGGGTCGCACTGGTGATGCTGGTGGAACGTTCGCTACGCATACACAGGTGGTATCAGAGCGCGCAACGGGATCAATTGGCGATGGACAAAAACAAAGATTATCGCCCCGTGTTGAACGGCTCACGGCAGCACAGTCCGATCGCTGTATTGGTAGATCGCGTTGACTGGAAAGACGTCAGAGACCAGGACGACATCGCCAAACAACTAAGCGTGCAACTGTCAGAAATTCTGCCGCGCCTGGAAGGCTCGTTACCGACGATTGCAATTATTGGTGGACTGTTACCGATGCTCGGACTACTCGGCACGGTGACGGGAATGATTAGCGTCTTCGAAGTCATCGCCTTACACGGCACCGGAGATCCACAAGAAATGGCACACGGAATTTCGCAGGCGCTGCTCACCACCGCAAGCGGACTGGTGATCGCCATACCCGTAATCTTCGCGCACCATCTCATTGTAAGAAAGCTGCGCGTCGTGCTTTCCATAACTGAACAGAGCATGCACGTCATCTATGCACAGGGTATCAAAGAGAGAGCAACGGCATGA
- a CDS encoding biopolymer transporter ExbD — MSAAKNNPFTMPEINTGNPEISMAPLIDVVFLLLIFFMVTTVFPENRGLLIDKPASAHSEPLAMKKIVFQIDKNGQVFFQDRHVETADVERLVREQLNAAPDTAVLMNVDKQATTEIFIQVMDACKLGGAKQVGIATNDADRTKQS, encoded by the coding sequence ATGAGTGCAGCGAAAAACAATCCGTTCACGATGCCAGAGATAAACACCGGCAACCCGGAAATCTCCATGGCGCCGCTCATCGATGTGGTATTTCTGTTATTGATTTTCTTCATGGTGACCACGGTCTTTCCGGAAAACCGTGGCCTGCTCATAGACAAACCCGCATCCGCGCATAGCGAACCATTGGCGATGAAGAAAATCGTTTTTCAGATCGACAAAAACGGACAGGTGTTTTTTCAGGATCGCCACGTGGAAACTGCTGACGTCGAAAGACTGGTAAGAGAACAACTAAACGCGGCGCCAGACACGGCCGTATTGATGAATGTAGACAAACAGGCTACAACCGAAATCTTTATCCAGGTAATGGACGCCTGCAAACTCGGTGGTGCTAAACAGGTCGGAATTGCAACCAATGACGCTGATCGAACAAAACAATCATAG
- a CDS encoding TonB family protein encodes MTLIEQNNHSYWLTALFVGSILNLFLFAVLPALGSNEKMPEPKVITLDFITWQEPVKQMPAEIPKPKKTPPNPRPKPKPEKPKPIAPPKPAPIQKPVLTDAIEPAQEQVQAEPIEEVVENDTQDSVPVPVPLFQVTTLPRVVHWQAPVYPTQMKALGREATVKIEILIDKQGKIRQAEVINSGGADFDIAALDSVRHSTFMPANVDGVAVAVRYRIPIRFRLN; translated from the coding sequence ATGACGCTGATCGAACAAAACAATCATAGCTATTGGCTAACCGCGCTTTTTGTAGGCAGCATCCTAAACCTCTTTTTGTTCGCTGTACTGCCTGCGCTAGGTAGCAATGAAAAAATGCCCGAGCCCAAAGTAATCACACTGGACTTTATTACCTGGCAGGAACCGGTTAAACAGATGCCGGCTGAAATCCCCAAGCCAAAAAAGACGCCGCCAAACCCGCGGCCTAAACCTAAGCCGGAAAAACCGAAACCGATTGCGCCACCTAAGCCAGCACCTATACAAAAACCGGTGCTCACCGACGCGATTGAGCCTGCCCAGGAACAGGTACAAGCGGAACCAATAGAGGAAGTCGTCGAGAACGACACACAAGACAGCGTGCCCGTGCCCGTACCACTTTTTCAGGTAACAACACTGCCGCGTGTCGTTCACTGGCAGGCGCCGGTTTATCCCACGCAAATGAAAGCCCTGGGACGTGAGGCGACCGTGAAGATAGAAATACTGATCGACAAACAAGGCAAGATCCGTCAGGCAGAGGTCATCAACTCCGGCGGTGCAGATTTCGACATTGCCGCACTCGACAGTGTTCGTCATTCGACTTTCATGCCAGCCAATGTTGATGGTGTGGCGGTGGCCGTCCGTTATCGAATTCCGATACGGTTTCGCTTGAATTAG
- a CDS encoding MBL fold metallo-hydrolase, translated as MFTIEMLPAREGDALWIEYGNPKNPNRILIDCGYKSTYRLIMDRIDKNPDITFELLVLTHIDGDHIAGAVPFIADKRVTTDHISEIWFNGREMIDDTLGARQAEYFTKYIEDKGFSWNSQYGNRAIYLQDVEHVDPVKLPGGLIITLLSPGGEQLDDLLNKWNKDLDSLLKEQTLDEMLEETPTALQPDVLGEPDIEQLARGTFEPDSTAPNGSSIAFLAEYTDIYDDNRVKRIIFSGDAHSHVLESSIKKVLEQTGAETLNIDALKVSHHGSKSNTSMELLKLINCQKYLFSTNGSRHSHPDVETIARVIKSNRKPVKLYFNYLSTTNKIWKKPKYINKYKYEAYYPSEDNPGLVVPI; from the coding sequence ATGTTTACTATTGAAATGTTACCCGCAAGAGAAGGTGATGCACTTTGGATAGAGTATGGAAATCCAAAAAATCCTAACAGAATTCTAATTGACTGTGGATATAAATCAACATACAGGCTCATTATGGATCGAATTGATAAGAATCCAGATATCACGTTTGAGCTTCTGGTTCTTACGCATATTGATGGAGATCATATTGCGGGTGCAGTGCCGTTTATTGCAGACAAACGCGTTACGACGGACCATATAAGTGAAATCTGGTTCAATGGACGTGAAATGATCGACGATACGTTGGGTGCTCGCCAAGCGGAATATTTTACAAAATATATTGAGGATAAGGGATTTAGTTGGAATTCTCAGTATGGAAATCGGGCAATATATTTACAAGATGTTGAGCATGTAGATCCAGTAAAGCTTCCCGGTGGATTGATTATTACCTTACTTTCTCCCGGAGGCGAACAACTGGATGATCTACTAAACAAATGGAATAAAGATCTCGACTCTCTACTAAAGGAGCAGACTTTAGATGAGATGCTGGAGGAAACTCCAACTGCACTTCAGCCCGATGTGCTCGGGGAGCCAGATATTGAACAACTGGCCAGAGGGACTTTCGAACCGGACAGCACTGCCCCTAATGGCAGCAGTATTGCCTTTCTCGCAGAATATACGGATATATACGATGACAACCGAGTAAAGCGAATTATTTTTAGTGGTGATGCCCATTCTCATGTTTTGGAAAGCTCAATAAAAAAGGTGCTTGAACAAACGGGGGCAGAGACACTCAATATTGATGCACTGAAGGTGTCACATCATGGAAGTAAGTCGAATACGAGTATGGAACTACTTAAGCTAATAAATTGCCAAAAATACTTATTTTCGACAAACGGTAGTAGGCACTCTCATCCGGATGTTGAAACTATTGCGAGAGTTATAAAATCAAACAGAAAGCCTGTTAAACTCTATTTTAATTACCTTTCAACAACAAACAAAATATGGAAAAAACCAAAGTATATAAACAAATATAAGTATGAAGCGTATTACCCGTCAGAAGATAATCCGGGATTGGTAGTGCCAATATAA
- a CDS encoding DUF2235 domain-containing protein, whose amino-acid sequence MKRIVICADGTWNIRDQIDKKTGKRRPTNVTKLARAIKPRSSQGVDQIVYYHDGIGTGGFTDRFTGGAFGHGIEENIRNLYRFIVYNYEQDDELYFFGFSRGAFTVRSLAGFMYKIGLIEKDDDYYVPEIYACYERNDGPDSPQWKKAFRKVKGTRPCPLIRMIGVWDTVGALGAPGLLGQIFNKKKYQYHAVGLHSKIENAIHAIAVDEKRKPFVPDIWRRPADWSGQLVQAWFPGVHSNVGGSYDPDGLANESLHWIVEHAEVLGLEVDNNYIQYFRPCFNSVLNDSMTTMYRVMGPITRKIGQYTDSCEVLHQTCIDRMHHSASHYSPENLGVYLEKSPNAKTVNTTRIVRGKPCV is encoded by the coding sequence ATGAAAAGAATAGTTATCTGTGCTGATGGTACTTGGAATATTCGCGATCAGATCGACAAGAAGACTGGAAAAAGACGCCCAACAAACGTAACTAAACTAGCGCGTGCTATCAAGCCTCGGTCAAGTCAAGGTGTAGACCAGATAGTTTACTATCATGACGGTATAGGTACGGGGGGATTTACTGATCGATTTACGGGCGGAGCCTTTGGTCATGGAATCGAGGAGAATATTCGCAATCTATACCGCTTCATCGTTTATAACTATGAGCAAGATGATGAACTTTATTTCTTTGGGTTTAGTCGTGGCGCCTTTACTGTACGTAGCCTTGCTGGATTCATGTATAAAATCGGTCTTATCGAAAAGGATGACGACTATTATGTTCCGGAAATATATGCCTGCTATGAAAGAAATGATGGACCCGATTCACCTCAGTGGAAGAAGGCATTTCGAAAAGTCAAGGGAACACGCCCTTGTCCGTTAATCCGCATGATCGGTGTTTGGGATACAGTTGGCGCGTTAGGTGCTCCTGGTTTGCTTGGACAAATATTCAACAAGAAAAAATACCAATACCATGCCGTAGGTTTACATTCGAAAATTGAAAATGCAATACACGCCATCGCAGTAGATGAAAAAAGAAAGCCGTTCGTTCCAGATATCTGGAGGCGCCCCGCTGACTGGAGTGGGCAGCTAGTCCAAGCCTGGTTTCCTGGTGTTCATAGCAATGTGGGTGGAAGCTATGACCCGGATGGCTTGGCTAATGAATCTTTACATTGGATAGTAGAACATGCAGAGGTACTTGGTCTTGAAGTGGATAATAATTATATTCAATATTTTCGTCCGTGCTTCAATTCAGTCTTAAACGATTCGATGACGACTATGTATAGAGTAATGGGGCCAATCACGAGGAAGATCGGTCAATATACTGACAGTTGCGAGGTACTACACCAAACCTGTATTGATCGTATGCATCACAGTGCTAGCCATTATTCGCCGGAGAATCTTGGAGTCTATCTCGAGAAAAGTCCCAATGCCAAAACTGTCAATACCACACGAATAGTAAGAGGAAAACCGTGTGTATAG
- a CDS encoding 4'-phosphopantetheinyl transferase superfamily protein, with protein MGDRDKIGCSEVQEVEMRVASSEIHLWICRSEQVKEFNLLSGYYDMLSADEREQHDRFFFEKHRNQYLVTRAMIRTVLSQYARDIAPEQWEFEKNEYGKPYASNSNLKIPLKFNLSHTDELTVAAITLGGEVGVDVEKIKEVEDIPNIVNSYFSPIEREQLTALPFDKQTERFFDLWTLKESYIKACGKGLSMPLDLFSFSICRHGSISIEFSPKIYDKAERWHFWQIQYSNIHKMSLAKMDCGEKEQKYSVRIRNIVPGKNIREVDLPISYKKLITH; from the coding sequence ATGGGTGACCGGGATAAAATAGGTTGCTCAGAAGTGCAGGAAGTAGAAATGAGGGTTGCGAGTAGTGAAATTCATCTTTGGATTTGCCGCAGTGAACAGGTAAAAGAATTTAACCTGCTATCGGGTTACTATGATATGTTGAGCGCTGATGAACGTGAGCAACATGATAGATTTTTCTTTGAAAAACACAGGAATCAATACTTAGTTACTCGTGCGATGATTCGAACAGTATTGTCTCAGTATGCGCGCGATATTGCACCAGAACAATGGGAATTCGAAAAAAATGAATATGGAAAGCCGTACGCTAGCAATAGTAATCTGAAAATACCTCTTAAATTTAATCTTTCCCATACGGATGAGCTAACTGTGGCAGCAATTACGCTTGGAGGCGAAGTAGGCGTGGATGTTGAGAAGATAAAAGAAGTAGAGGATATTCCAAATATTGTAAACAGTTATTTTTCGCCTATAGAACGCGAACAACTTACCGCATTACCATTTGATAAACAAACCGAAAGGTTTTTTGACCTCTGGACGTTAAAGGAGTCCTATATTAAGGCCTGTGGAAAGGGGTTGTCAATGCCACTGGATTTGTTTAGTTTTTCCATTTGTCGACATGGAAGTATAAGCATAGAGTTCTCTCCAAAAATTTATGATAAGGCGGAGCGTTGGCATTTTTGGCAGATTCAGTACAGCAATATACACAAAATGTCTCTCGCAAAAATGGATTGCGGGGAAAAAGAACAGAAATATTCAGTACGAATAAGAAATATTGTTCCAGGCAAGAATATAAGAGAAGTAGATTTGCCTATTTCATACAAGAAGTTGATTACGCATTGA
- a CDS encoding amino acid racemase: MDEELLGIVGGMGPYTDVYFLDRLIALNKSAQCDQDYPRTLLYSNTKVPCRVASFPKAKDAVIVEIVDGFKKLREAGATIGVMTCNTAHIFYDEIAAQIDMPILSIVEQTTRTISEQSRRDISSIGILATDATVNYDLYGRSFRRRGILVSYPNESEQKLISEAIFDKRFGVKATVPDISNEAMRNIGYVISEMRARDDRIRFLAGCTELSLAFGKMKDREKDIIDPLEILASVCLERIRSANGRVKVASAPHVTNREVCHS; encoded by the coding sequence ATGGATGAGGAATTGCTCGGAATAGTAGGAGGAATGGGGCCCTATACGGATGTATATTTTCTAGATAGGTTAATCGCGTTGAATAAATCCGCCCAATGTGATCAGGACTATCCCAGAACATTGCTATACTCAAATACAAAGGTACCATGTAGAGTTGCCTCATTTCCAAAAGCAAAAGATGCGGTGATTGTGGAGATCGTAGATGGATTTAAGAAGCTACGGGAGGCCGGGGCAACTATTGGAGTTATGACATGTAATACTGCGCATATTTTCTATGATGAAATTGCAGCTCAGATCGATATGCCAATTTTAAGTATCGTAGAGCAAACGACAAGAACTATATCAGAACAAAGTCGTAGGGATATATCAAGTATAGGTATCTTGGCAACCGATGCTACAGTGAATTATGATTTATATGGAAGAAGCTTTCGACGTCGGGGAATTTTGGTATCCTATCCGAATGAAAGCGAACAAAAGCTCATATCTGAGGCTATTTTCGATAAACGCTTTGGCGTTAAGGCAACTGTTCCTGATATCTCAAACGAGGCTATGCGTAATATTGGTTACGTGATTTCTGAAATGAGGGCGAGAGATGATAGGATCAGGTTTTTGGCAGGTTGTACTGAGTTGTCACTTGCATTTGGCAAGATGAAAGATCGCGAAAAAGATATTATTGATCCATTAGAAATACTTGCAAGCGTTTGTCTGGAAAGAATTAGATCGGCGAATGGACGTGTTAAGGTTGCGTCGGCACCCCACGTCACGAATAGAGAAGTGTGTCATTCCTAG
- a CDS encoding cyclic peptide export ABC transporter produces MGILKRIAKENRKQLVTLAIVSLIGGGLNASFLVLITKVLSLEGGVEKYGWLAFVLICGFTLYVRHYHRTFAVKVAMRISNALRIRMADLIKSCSAEYRNKGSKADLLVIVTQDVQTISQFILAIPTLLSNLALVLGAAFYIIYISEASLYMAMIASIAAGGIVYFRIMSRTTPLFRKIRAQQRKFLGYFDDLINGYKELKTKPRYGELIRDRHIKCATIEMADLQVKAASKHSHSMNITQFLIYFLIGYILFVYPNLADTAFDTSTMVTYVVVVLFAAAPFETILGIFPQFKHAGVSAKRISQLEQELVEHNEFSGKKESGQGVFDDLKELNLVNVAYQYNTNSSGKRFSIGPINITIRKGEVLLIAGKNGSGKSTLSKIINGLYSASRGDVYWNEHKLVSEDILTYRSHYATVFSDYHLFEETFNVYDLEKHKDSEWLDVLEIKSIVLELLENRIRSSEMSQGQKRRLAIFVMLLENRPVYIFDEPGADLDPDFKDVFYYRIVRKLRSQGKTIIIVSHDSHYFNIADRVIEMANGKVKSDRVCDSVFSTEELVGA; encoded by the coding sequence ATGGGTATATTAAAAAGGATTGCAAAGGAAAATAGAAAGCAGCTCGTGACTTTAGCTATTGTTAGCCTTATTGGAGGCGGGCTTAATGCATCATTTTTGGTTTTAATTACGAAAGTCCTATCGTTGGAAGGCGGGGTAGAAAAGTATGGCTGGCTTGCTTTTGTTCTTATATGCGGCTTTACACTATACGTGAGGCATTACCATAGAACGTTCGCGGTGAAAGTCGCTATGAGAATTAGCAATGCGTTGCGTATAAGAATGGCCGACTTAATCAAATCGTGCTCTGCTGAGTATCGTAATAAGGGTAGTAAAGCGGATCTTTTGGTTATAGTTACTCAAGATGTTCAGACCATTTCTCAATTTATTTTGGCAATTCCGACATTGCTTTCAAATCTTGCGCTTGTTTTGGGCGCTGCCTTCTATATCATCTATATTTCAGAAGCAAGTTTATATATGGCTATGATTGCTTCAATAGCGGCAGGAGGTATAGTCTATTTTAGAATTATGTCACGTACAACGCCTCTGTTCAGAAAGATTAGAGCACAACAGAGGAAGTTTCTGGGGTATTTCGACGATTTAATTAATGGGTACAAAGAATTAAAAACAAAACCTAGATACGGTGAATTGATTCGAGATAGGCATATAAAGTGCGCGACGATTGAGATGGCGGATTTACAGGTAAAGGCGGCATCAAAACATTCTCACTCTATGAACATCACTCAGTTTCTAATTTATTTTTTAATTGGATACATTTTGTTCGTTTATCCAAATCTAGCTGATACGGCATTCGATACGAGCACAATGGTTACTTACGTCGTTGTTGTGCTTTTCGCGGCAGCTCCATTCGAAACCATACTCGGGATATTTCCACAATTTAAACACGCGGGTGTATCTGCAAAACGTATCAGTCAGCTTGAGCAGGAATTGGTGGAGCATAACGAGTTCAGTGGGAAAAAAGAAAGCGGACAAGGTGTTTTTGATGACTTAAAAGAGCTGAATCTGGTAAATGTTGCGTATCAGTACAATACAAATTCCAGTGGTAAGAGATTTTCTATTGGGCCAATCAATATAACAATCAGGAAAGGAGAAGTGTTGCTAATTGCCGGAAAGAACGGTAGTGGTAAATCTACATTGAGTAAGATAATAAATGGTTTATATTCAGCTAGTAGGGGTGATGTATATTGGAACGAACATAAGTTAGTTTCTGAAGATATATTGACGTATCGATCTCACTACGCAACGGTTTTTAGTGACTATCATTTGTTCGAGGAAACCTTTAACGTATACGATTTGGAGAAGCATAAAGATAGTGAGTGGCTGGATGTGCTGGAGATAAAGAGCATCGTGCTTGAACTGCTGGAAAATAGAATCAGGTCAAGTGAGATGTCTCAGGGACAAAAGCGCAGGTTGGCAATATTTGTCATGCTGCTAGAAAACAGACCTGTATATATTTTCGATGAGCCTGGAGCGGATTTGGATCCTGATTTTAAGGATGTATTTTATTACCGAATTGTAAGGAAGCTCAGATCACAAGGGAAAACCATCATTATTGTTTCGCACGATAGTCATTACTTTAATATTGCGGATCGGGTGATTGAGATGGCAAACGGGAAAGTTAAATCCGATCGGGTTTGTGATAGCGTATTTTCTACTGAAGAGTTAGTTGGGGCCTAG
- a CDS encoding TolC family protein has translation MERAIEHALNNRVELRIEKLQGRELQKAKDEKLSEFYPRLDFETDLKHRPESDPYVPIEIDAVVNGQPILINEEPVSVLVTNNPPEFSSRSSIELAWNVYKGGHDLAKVRETRQKIEGQNLAEAIVEKDIIRETIVAFTELLKVQLLEDNKKNELRYWQDNLDMSKQMLVSGGISNIDYQRIQLNYEEVKIEKLKIEQDLRRRSTLFLSVIGVSDSEPFNRIVSANFDELPTLKRMLSYQLDISTLRLDELATRIGSADEVVKQQRSDYLPEIDLYASYGHYGRSRENVFDAIVDRGSNDTQYGVRLRWNIFNGLKTSARMHRAIAEKERISLERIQKRLENEVSKREKEITVSLVNKKIQLAEQKLDMLYSEERLAYTKWKSLHEITELKYREAKLKLMEAETELKVLKLDYYISVIELASVGGNPQSY, from the coding sequence ATGGAAAGAGCAATTGAGCATGCATTGAATAACCGAGTTGAGCTAAGAATAGAAAAATTGCAGGGTCGAGAGTTGCAAAAGGCGAAGGATGAGAAACTGTCGGAGTTCTATCCACGACTAGATTTCGAAACTGATTTGAAGCACCGACCAGAATCAGATCCCTATGTGCCAATCGAAATCGATGCTGTCGTTAATGGGCAACCAATATTGATAAATGAGGAACCGGTATCCGTATTAGTTACGAATAATCCTCCCGAGTTTTCGTCACGATCCTCAATAGAACTCGCGTGGAATGTCTATAAGGGTGGGCATGATTTGGCTAAGGTTAGGGAAACGAGACAGAAAATTGAAGGCCAAAATCTCGCTGAAGCAATTGTCGAAAAAGATATTATAAGAGAGACAATTGTTGCCTTCACGGAATTACTGAAAGTACAATTACTCGAAGATAATAAAAAAAATGAGCTTCGATATTGGCAGGATAATCTGGATATGAGTAAACAGATGTTAGTGTCGGGTGGGATATCAAATATCGATTATCAACGAATTCAATTGAATTATGAAGAAGTCAAAATCGAGAAATTGAAAATTGAGCAGGACTTAAGGAGACGCTCGACACTGTTTTTAAGCGTCATTGGCGTCAGTGATTCTGAACCGTTTAATAGGATCGTTTCTGCCAACTTTGATGAATTACCGACTTTAAAGCGAATGTTGAGTTATCAGTTGGATATATCTACTTTAAGGTTAGACGAATTGGCTACCAGGATTGGATCAGCAGACGAGGTTGTAAAGCAACAACGATCAGATTATTTGCCTGAAATAGATTTATATGCTTCGTATGGCCACTATGGTCGTAGTCGAGAAAATGTTTTTGATGCTATTGTTGATAGAGGAAGTAATGACACCCAGTATGGTGTGAGACTAAGGTGGAATATTTTTAACGGTCTCAAGACCAGCGCAAGAATGCACAGGGCAATTGCAGAGAAGGAGCGCATTTCCTTAGAACGAATTCAAAAAAGACTAGAAAATGAGGTCTCTAAGCGAGAAAAAGAGATAACAGTTAGTCTAGTAAACAAAAAAATTCAATTGGCGGAACAAAAACTCGATATGTTGTATTCGGAGGAGCGACTCGCATATACAAAGTGGAAGAGTTTACATGAAATTACAGAGTTGAAGTATCGAGAAGCGAAGTTGAAGTTGATGGAAGCTGAGACCGAGCTAAAGGTGTTGAAGCTAGATTACTATATTTCAGTGATAGAGCTTGCGTCTGTTGGGGGAAACCCTCAGTCATATTGA
- a CDS encoding ABC transporter permease, with the protein MYSKVVGTVSLLEQALASAMRNKARTFASIVGVAIGICAVMAVSAISKGGYYHILGELKTFGLNSIWVHRDFSKFDPGKGDPAGTGIENSDYLAINEHCCPSISRISPVVHPPRDSTIRFGQTYLKPSLQGVGVDYLGVSNDHIAQGRGFIEHDIISAKQIAIIGPQIKQELLSAGVEPIGAHIRVGEYRYTIVGVVEEKSRSFLESIGSVSKTGVNNRILVPYTALQKQFSIYEINMLHVESKQLELAQKAADEITAFLGARHSYKYPYVSRTMQKYIHTTDNIVGTVSIIGIVGAAMSLIVSIMGIINVMITSVLERTREIGLRQAVGARKKDILVQFIFEAMLMSFIGGVLGLFFGLIISVILSKITGLPLVPSSSVIALAIAVSIGLGVLAGLYPALRASKIPPVEALRYE; encoded by the coding sequence ATGTATAGCAAAGTCGTTGGGACAGTATCGCTTTTGGAGCAGGCACTTGCGAGTGCTATGCGTAATAAGGCACGAACTTTTGCCAGTATAGTTGGTGTCGCCATCGGAATTTGTGCCGTTATGGCCGTGAGTGCGATAAGTAAGGGTGGGTATTATCATATTCTTGGAGAGTTAAAAACCTTCGGCCTTAATTCTATTTGGGTGCATAGAGATTTTTCAAAATTTGATCCAGGCAAGGGTGATCCGGCGGGGACAGGGATTGAAAACTCGGATTATCTCGCTATAAATGAGCATTGTTGCCCTTCGATTAGTAGGATTTCGCCAGTCGTTCATCCTCCTCGTGATTCTACAATTAGGTTTGGACAAACCTACTTGAAGCCTAGTCTGCAAGGTGTTGGCGTGGACTATCTTGGTGTTAGCAATGATCACATTGCGCAGGGAAGAGGTTTCATAGAACACGATATTATCAGCGCAAAGCAGATAGCGATAATTGGACCACAAATAAAGCAAGAACTTCTATCAGCCGGTGTCGAGCCCATCGGTGCGCATATACGAGTCGGAGAATATCGTTACACCATAGTCGGTGTCGTCGAGGAGAAAAGTCGTAGTTTTCTTGAAAGTATTGGGTCTGTTAGTAAGACTGGCGTGAATAATAGGATTCTCGTTCCCTATACTGCTTTACAGAAACAGTTTTCAATCTATGAAATAAACATGCTACATGTGGAGAGTAAGCAACTAGAGCTAGCGCAAAAAGCCGCAGATGAAATTACCGCATTTTTGGGGGCTCGACATAGTTACAAATACCCGTACGTATCAAGAACGATGCAAAAGTATATTCACACCACGGACAATATCGTCGGTACTGTTTCAATTATAGGGATCGTCGGTGCGGCGATGTCTCTAATTGTCAGTATTATGGGTATTATTAATGTCATGATAACCTCGGTGTTGGAAAGAACTCGAGAGATAGGTTTGAGACAGGCGGTAGGCGCTCGCAAGAAGGATATTTTAGTACAATTCATTTTTGAAGCAATGCTTATGAGTTTTATCGGTGGGGTTCTTGGATTGTTTTTCGGCCTAATCATAAGCGTTATTTTATCCAAGATTACCGGGTTGCCTCTGGTGCCATCATCCTCTGTTATTGCGCTTGCGATCGCGGTATCTATTGGTTTGGGTGTTTTAGCCGGTTTATATCCAGCATTAAGAGCCTCAAAGATTCCACCGGTTGAGGCTCTTCGCTATGAATAG